A single Cryomorphaceae bacterium DNA region contains:
- a CDS encoding sensor histidine kinase produces MRLRLLAFALLIFTAGFAQDDAFEQRFVQTHFTPEIETLNEVISSPEDYYFKSLANFLIGDFRLSEYWLDSLALHGPMKGARQGRYYLLRGRVHRLRGDNLNAVHMFDSALVTYEALKDKEGVFRVYVDMLEHCRSSGVYEEAFVYLDRLNAMSSDPSISPSLRARFLHRKSALFIEAAYDSIDAATGHLVECIQLCRENNVPWHEATALVDLGYINHNWDGENPMPYYQRAKKIRTDLGHWRDLAQVRFQIARLYSGTGRFDLALAEIEAMEMDAIRYQWPIPQADVFKLKAQVYYDQGQYKESTETYWAYHELYCDLLEQQIDEQIAETMAKVGAESARNDLLRAENAMLVAEERLEMESNRKRLLILLSMSLIIILSSLFLFYRRSRLANIMLRDQQAVIESTNRKLEMTLEQKNHLYRELHHRVKNNLTTLSGLLYLQSRNLESDEAKKALGEARGRIQSMSLIHQGLYERDEEVQVKLSGYLEELLPNLLSSFAQKAEGVSWSIDCAEIELDIEKAMSLAMVVNELVTNSFKYAFNDTDTGELRIIGKLIGKDGWILSVQDNGPGMPEGYDWKNSRSLGLRLVNILVEEMGASFSYGYFSGFSDFSIVFQEVDDEA; encoded by the coding sequence ATGAGGCTTAGACTTTTGGCATTTGCATTGTTGATCTTTACTGCTGGGTTTGCTCAGGATGACGCCTTTGAGCAGCGCTTCGTACAAACTCATTTTACACCCGAAATCGAAACGTTGAATGAAGTCATTTCTAGTCCTGAAGACTACTACTTCAAATCACTGGCGAACTTTTTAATCGGGGATTTTCGGCTTTCGGAATACTGGCTAGATTCTTTGGCCCTTCACGGGCCGATGAAAGGCGCACGACAAGGGCGTTACTACCTCCTTCGTGGTCGTGTCCACCGCCTTCGCGGGGATAACCTTAATGCCGTCCATATGTTTGACTCGGCGTTGGTTACCTACGAGGCCTTAAAGGACAAAGAGGGGGTCTTCAGGGTATACGTAGACATGCTGGAACACTGCCGCTCAAGTGGCGTGTACGAAGAGGCCTTTGTCTATTTAGATCGACTCAATGCCATGTCTTCGGATCCTTCGATTTCACCGAGTTTAAGGGCTCGGTTCCTCCATCGAAAATCCGCGCTTTTCATCGAGGCCGCCTATGATTCCATAGATGCAGCTACCGGTCATTTAGTTGAGTGTATTCAGTTGTGCAGAGAAAACAACGTTCCCTGGCATGAGGCCACCGCATTGGTTGACTTGGGCTATATCAATCACAATTGGGACGGAGAGAACCCCATGCCCTATTACCAAAGGGCTAAGAAAATTCGAACCGATTTGGGACATTGGCGTGATTTAGCACAGGTCCGTTTCCAAATCGCTCGTCTTTATTCAGGTACTGGGCGCTTTGACCTTGCCTTGGCTGAAATCGAAGCGATGGAAATGGACGCCATTCGCTATCAATGGCCCATTCCTCAAGCGGATGTTTTTAAGCTAAAAGCTCAGGTGTACTATGATCAAGGTCAATACAAGGAATCTACAGAAACCTACTGGGCTTATCACGAATTGTACTGTGACCTTCTTGAGCAGCAAATTGATGAGCAAATTGCGGAGACCATGGCAAAAGTCGGTGCTGAATCTGCCCGAAACGACCTATTGCGGGCAGAAAACGCTATGCTGGTAGCGGAAGAGCGACTTGAGATGGAGTCCAACCGAAAACGGCTGCTCATACTTTTGTCCATGAGCCTGATCATCATTCTGAGTAGCCTATTCCTGTTTTATCGACGATCGCGTCTGGCCAATATCATGCTGCGCGATCAACAAGCGGTCATTGAATCTACTAACCGCAAGCTCGAGATGACCTTGGAACAGAAGAATCACCTCTACCGAGAATTGCACCACCGCGTCAAAAATAACCTGACCACTCTATCAGGCTTGCTATATCTACAAAGTAGGAACCTCGAATCGGACGAAGCGAAAAAAGCGCTCGGAGAGGCGAGGGGCCGAATTCAGTCCATGTCCCTCATTCACCAAGGACTCTATGAGCGCGATGAGGAGGTACAAGTGAAGCTATCTGGGTATTTGGAAGAGCTTTTGCCCAACCTGCTGAGCTCCTTTGCCCAAAAGGCAGAAGGGGTGAGTTGGTCCATAGACTGTGCGGAGATTGAACTGGATATCGAGAAAGCCATGTCATTAGCTATGGTAGTGAATGAATTGGTCACCAATTCTTTTAAGTATGCTTTTAACGATACGGATACAGGCGAACTAAGAATTATCGGGAAGCTAATTGGAAAGGACGGTTGGATTTTGTCCGTGCAAGACAATGGCCCCGGTATGCCCGAGGGATATGACTGGAAGAATTCGAGGTCCTTGGGGTTAAGACTGGTCAATATCCTGGTTGAGGAAATGGGTGCGAGCTTTAGCTACGGTTATTTTAGCGGATTTTCCGATTTTAGTATCGTGTTTCAAGAGGTGGATGATGAAGCATAG
- a CDS encoding response regulator transcription factor, whose amino-acid sequence MMKHRVFIVDDERIVAETVAAMVEDMGHEVVGMAHTLASAREGLNQCECDLAILDINLKLGSEGIKLGEQLSESGVPFFFVTSYSDMSTVEAAKKVRPGAYVVKPFTEQDLYVAIEMTMMRASSGIERGVSVRKGNAHARIPLQDIRYMKAENIYVELYTRDKVWLKRSSLKELLQRIEDEHFIQTHRSYAINTKAVTGYSSNEVRIGDEVIPLSRSHRDEVIDALSGI is encoded by the coding sequence ATGATGAAGCATAGAGTATTCATTGTAGATGACGAACGTATTGTTGCCGAAACGGTAGCTGCCATGGTCGAAGATATGGGCCATGAAGTGGTGGGTATGGCGCATACTTTAGCATCGGCCCGTGAGGGCCTAAACCAATGCGAATGTGACCTCGCCATTCTCGATATAAACCTCAAACTCGGATCCGAGGGCATCAAACTCGGCGAACAATTGAGCGAGAGTGGGGTCCCGTTTTTCTTTGTGACCAGCTATTCAGATATGAGTACCGTGGAAGCGGCTAAAAAGGTGCGCCCTGGAGCATATGTGGTTAAACCATTCACAGAACAAGACCTATACGTGGCCATTGAGATGACCATGATGCGTGCTTCGAGTGGAATTGAGCGCGGAGTATCGGTCCGAAAAGGAAATGCACACGCCCGCATCCCCCTGCAGGATATTCGCTACATGAAAGCGGAAAACATATACGTGGAGCTGTACACACGCGATAAGGTATGGTTGAAGCGAAGTTCCCTTAAGGAACTTCTTCAACGCATCGAAGATGAGCATTTCATCCAGACTCACCGGTCCTATGCTATTAATACTAAAGCAGTTACGGGATATTCTTCTAATGAGGTTCGCATAGGTGATGAAGTCATCCCTCTTTCTCGGAGCCACCGAGATGAGGTGATTGATGCCCTTTCCGGCATCTAA